Proteins from one Epinephelus moara isolate mb chromosome 1, YSFRI_EMoa_1.0, whole genome shotgun sequence genomic window:
- the lctla gene encoding lactase-like a isoform X2, producing MLQRCILRPYHVLALVLCVSAREDFDWTKNDRTSFYYGTFPTGFSWGAGSSAYQTEGAWNADGKGMSIWDAFTHKKGKIFLNDTGDASCEGYYKFKDDINLMKDMKLNHYRFSISWPRILPSGLKSEHINEKGIKYYDDLINMLLDNKITPIVTLYHWDLPQFLQEKYGGWQNGTMVNHFNDFANLCFERFGNKVKYWITFNNPWSIAVEGYQTGEHAPGLKLKGTGAYKAAHHIIKAHAKVWHTYDMQWRSKQKGLVGISLTADWGEPVDITNQRDIEAAERYIQFYLGWFATPIFHGDYPQVMKDYIGRKSGQQGLGASRLPVFSPQEKSYIKGTCDFMGLGHFTTRYVTLKNYPSSVGDSYFADRDLAELVDPQWPDPGSEWLYSVPWGFRRLLNFVKTQYGNPMIYVTENGVSEKMLCTDLCDDWRMQYFKDYINEMLKAIKDGVNVKGYTAWSLLDNFEWDEGYSERFGLYYVDFRNKNKPRYPKASVQFYKRIISSNGFPNQREVESWKRKAVETCSSSNQLLAAARRKSQGDQEHAGMQKAWPVHDEV from the exons ATGCTGCAGCGGTGCATCCTGAGGCCGTACCATGTGCTCGCACTggtgctgtgtgtgtcagccaGAGAGGACTTTGACTGGACCAAGAACGACAGAACGTCTTTTTACTACGGCACCTTCCCCACTG GGTTCTCATGGGGCGCCGGCAGCTCTGCCTATCAGACTGAAGGAGCCTGGAATGCAGACGGCAAAGGGATGAGCATCTGGGACGCTTTCACCCACAAAAAGGGCAAAATATTCTTGAACGACACGGGAGACGCCTCGTGTGAGGGCTACTACAAATTCAAG gATGACATCAACTTGATGAAGGACATGAAGCTGAATCATTATCGTTTCTCCATCTCCTGGCCGAGGATTTTACCAAGCGGACTGAAAA GTGAACACATCAACGAGAAAGGAATCAAATATTACGACGACCTGATTAACATGCTGCTGGACAATAAGATCACACCTATAGTGACTCTGTACCACTGGGATTTACCACAG TTCTTACAGGAGAAATATGGCGGCTGGCAGAACGGCACCATGGTCAACCACTTCAACGACTTTGCCAACTTGTGCTTTGAGAGGtttggaaacaaagtgaagtaCTGGATCACCTTCAACAACCCCTGG TCCATCGCTGTGGAGGGATATCAAACAGGGGAACATGCACCTGGACTGAAGCTGAAGGGAACAGGAGCTTATAAAGCTGCTCACCACATCATCAAG GCACACGCTAAAGTTTGGCACACGTATGACATGCAGTGGCGAAGCAAACAGAAAG gcCTGGTTGGGATCTCGCTAACAGCAGATTGGGGGGAACCAGTGGACATCACCAACCAGAGAGACATTGAAGCAGCAGAGAGATACATCCAGTTCTACCTGGGATGGTTTGCTACTCCCATCTTCCACGGAGACTACCCCCAGGTCATGAAAGATTACATCG gCAGGAAGAGTGGCCAGCAGGGCCTCGGAGCGTCACGGCTGCCCGTCTTCTCGCCTCAGGAGAAGAGTTACATCAAGGGAACCTGTGACTTCATGGGCCTCGGCCATTTCACCACTCGCTACGTCACCCTGAAGAATTACCCGTCGAGCGTCGGAGACAGCTACTTCGCAGACCGTGACCTCGCTGAGCTGGTCGACCCACAGTGGCCTGATCCAGGATCTGAGTGGCTCTACTCTGTTCCCTGGGGCTTCAGACGCCTGTTGAACTTTGTCAAG ACTCAGTACGGAAACCCGATGATATACGTGACAGAAAACGGCGTGTCAGAGAAAATGCTCTGCACCGACCTCTGTGACGACTGGAGGATGCAGTACTTCAAAGACTACATCAACGAAATGCTCAAAG CGATAAAGGACGGGGTGAACGTGAAGGGTTACACAGCCTGGTCTCTCCTCGACAACTTTGAGTGGGACGAAGGATACTCCGAGAGGTTCGGACTCTACTACGTGGACTTCAGGAACAAGAACAAACCACGCTACCCGAAGGCGTCTGTCCAGTTCTACAAACGCATCATCAGCTCAAATGGCTTCCCCAATCAGAGAGAG GTGGAGAGTTGGAAGAGGAAAGCCGTGGAGACGTGCTCCTCCAGTAACCAGCTCCTGGCTGCAG CTAGAAGAAAGTCCCAGGGAGATCAGGAACATGCAGGGATGCAAAAGGCTTGGCCAGTGCATGATGAAGTTTAG
- the lctla gene encoding lactase-like a isoform X1 — protein MLQRCILRPYHVLALVLCVSAREDFDWTKNDRTSFYYGTFPTGFSWGAGSSAYQTEGAWNADGKGMSIWDAFTHKKGKIFLNDTGDASCEGYYKFKDDINLMKDMKLNHYRFSISWPRILPSGLKSEHINEKGIKYYDDLINMLLDNKITPIVTLYHWDLPQFLQEKYGGWQNGTMVNHFNDFANLCFERFGNKVKYWITFNNPWSIAVEGYQTGEHAPGLKLKGTGAYKAAHHIIKAHAKVWHTYDMQWRSKQKGLVGISLTADWGEPVDITNQRDIEAAERYIQFYLGWFATPIFHGDYPQVMKDYIGRKSGQQGLGASRLPVFSPQEKSYIKGTCDFMGLGHFTTRYVTLKNYPSSVGDSYFADRDLAELVDPQWPDPGSEWLYSVPWGFRRLLNFVKTQYGNPMIYVTENGVSEKMLCTDLCDDWRMQYFKDYINEMLKAIKDGVNVKGYTAWSLLDNFEWDEGYSERFGLYYVDFRNKNKPRYPKASVQFYKRIISSNGFPNQREVESWKRKAVETCSSSNQLLAADPLIGHMEMVTEIVVPTVCTLCILLSAVFLMFLLRGRI, from the exons ATGCTGCAGCGGTGCATCCTGAGGCCGTACCATGTGCTCGCACTggtgctgtgtgtgtcagccaGAGAGGACTTTGACTGGACCAAGAACGACAGAACGTCTTTTTACTACGGCACCTTCCCCACTG GGTTCTCATGGGGCGCCGGCAGCTCTGCCTATCAGACTGAAGGAGCCTGGAATGCAGACGGCAAAGGGATGAGCATCTGGGACGCTTTCACCCACAAAAAGGGCAAAATATTCTTGAACGACACGGGAGACGCCTCGTGTGAGGGCTACTACAAATTCAAG gATGACATCAACTTGATGAAGGACATGAAGCTGAATCATTATCGTTTCTCCATCTCCTGGCCGAGGATTTTACCAAGCGGACTGAAAA GTGAACACATCAACGAGAAAGGAATCAAATATTACGACGACCTGATTAACATGCTGCTGGACAATAAGATCACACCTATAGTGACTCTGTACCACTGGGATTTACCACAG TTCTTACAGGAGAAATATGGCGGCTGGCAGAACGGCACCATGGTCAACCACTTCAACGACTTTGCCAACTTGTGCTTTGAGAGGtttggaaacaaagtgaagtaCTGGATCACCTTCAACAACCCCTGG TCCATCGCTGTGGAGGGATATCAAACAGGGGAACATGCACCTGGACTGAAGCTGAAGGGAACAGGAGCTTATAAAGCTGCTCACCACATCATCAAG GCACACGCTAAAGTTTGGCACACGTATGACATGCAGTGGCGAAGCAAACAGAAAG gcCTGGTTGGGATCTCGCTAACAGCAGATTGGGGGGAACCAGTGGACATCACCAACCAGAGAGACATTGAAGCAGCAGAGAGATACATCCAGTTCTACCTGGGATGGTTTGCTACTCCCATCTTCCACGGAGACTACCCCCAGGTCATGAAAGATTACATCG gCAGGAAGAGTGGCCAGCAGGGCCTCGGAGCGTCACGGCTGCCCGTCTTCTCGCCTCAGGAGAAGAGTTACATCAAGGGAACCTGTGACTTCATGGGCCTCGGCCATTTCACCACTCGCTACGTCACCCTGAAGAATTACCCGTCGAGCGTCGGAGACAGCTACTTCGCAGACCGTGACCTCGCTGAGCTGGTCGACCCACAGTGGCCTGATCCAGGATCTGAGTGGCTCTACTCTGTTCCCTGGGGCTTCAGACGCCTGTTGAACTTTGTCAAG ACTCAGTACGGAAACCCGATGATATACGTGACAGAAAACGGCGTGTCAGAGAAAATGCTCTGCACCGACCTCTGTGACGACTGGAGGATGCAGTACTTCAAAGACTACATCAACGAAATGCTCAAAG CGATAAAGGACGGGGTGAACGTGAAGGGTTACACAGCCTGGTCTCTCCTCGACAACTTTGAGTGGGACGAAGGATACTCCGAGAGGTTCGGACTCTACTACGTGGACTTCAGGAACAAGAACAAACCACGCTACCCGAAGGCGTCTGTCCAGTTCTACAAACGCATCATCAGCTCAAATGGCTTCCCCAATCAGAGAGAG GTGGAGAGTTGGAAGAGGAAAGCCGTGGAGACGTGCTCCTCCAGTAACCAGCTCCTGGCTGCAG accCGCTGATCGGCCACATGGAGATGGTGACAGAGATCGTGGTTCCCACCGTGTGCACGCTCTGCATCCTCCTCAGTGCAGTCTTCCTCATGTTCCTGCTGCGAGGACgcatctga
- the tipin gene encoding TIMELESS-interacting protein, whose amino-acid sequence MEDGLLDIPDNNSFEDEAFPPLPPPHSPGQGGQEDGDPFADGDNDGDVSKLADVPAAKRKGVKRPQPKLDSQRLISERGLPALRTLFDNVHFKGKGHEASDLKLLMQKMENWAHRLYPKLQFEDFIDRVEKLGAKKEVQTCLKRIRLDMPLTHEDFMGGEEEVPPESHDFGDPDPFNEASFNNLQAPIHSTPAPAAPPAPSTPSPAAPSLTEEQRKRMELNRQRALERRLARQQQHTDPSDSQTVDSSVDEPTSVSSANVLSDSKDQDEEGLDLEPVSSSTQQHSQPPHTLSEAAAESAQAEEEEESNLSTVKQPSELPQTHSEAVEPAQAEEEEESNLSTVNKPSQPPHTLSEAAVEPAQGEEEEESNLSTVNKPSQPPHTLSEAAVEPAQAEEEEETALSTVEQPSELPQTHSEAATEPPQCEEEEETALSTNNKPSNECEEGE is encoded by the exons ATGGAGGACGGCCTGTTGGACATTCCTGACAACAACAGCTTCGAGGATGAAGCTTTCCCTCCCCTCCCACCGCCTCACTCCCCGGGAcagggaggacaggaggacgGAGACCCTTTTGCAGATG GGGACAACGATGGCGATGTGTCCAAGCTGGCTGACGTTCCTGCTGCTAAGAGGAAAGGAGTGAAGAGGCCGCAGCCCAAACTGGACTCTCAGAG GCTGATCTCAGAGAGAGGACTTCCAGCTCTGAGGACGCTGTTTGATAACGTCCATTTCAAAGGCAAAGGACACGAG GCTTCAGACCTGAAGCTGCTGATGCAGAAGATGGAGAACTGGGCCCACAGGTTGTACCCCAAACTGCAGTTTGAAGACTTCATTGACAGAGTGGAGAAGCTCGGCGCCAAGAAGGAAGTGCAG ACGTGTCTCAAACGGATCCGACTGGACATGCCGCTGACACATGAAGACTTTATGGGCG GTGAAGAAGAAGTGCCTCCTGAATCACATGACTTTGGGGATCCAGATCCGTTTAATGAAGCAAGCTTTAATAACCTGCAAGCGCCGATCCACTCCACCCCGGCTCCAGCTGCTCCACCTGCTCCATCCACTCCCTCTCCAGCTGCCCCCTCCCTGACCGAGGAGCAGCGTAAACGCATGGAGCTGAACAGACAGCGCGCCCTGGAGAGGAGGCTCGCccgccagcagcagcacacag ATCCCTCTGACTCTCAGACTGTTGACTCGTCAGTAGATGAACCCACGTCTGTCTCCTCTGCAAACGTCCTCAGTGATTCAAAAGATCAGGATGAGGAGGGTTTAGACCTGGagccagtcagcagcagcacacagcagcacagccagcctccacacacactctctgaggctgctgctgaaTCTGCTCAggctgaggaagaggaagaatcCAACCTCAGCACCGTCAAACAACCCAGTGAGCTCCCACAGACACACTCTGAGGCTGTTGAACCTGCTCAggctgaggaagaggaagaatcCAACCTCAGCACCGTCAATAAACCCAGCcagcctccacacacactctctgaggCTGCTGTTGAACCTGCTCagggtgaggaagaggaagaatcCAACCTCAGCACCGTCAATAAACCCAGCcagcctccacacacactctctgaggCTGCTGTTGAACCTGCTCAggctgaggaagaggaagaaactGCCCTCAGCACCGTCGAACAACCCAGTGAGCTCCCACAGACACACTCTGAGGCTGCTACTGAACCTCCTCAgtgtgaggaagaggaagaaactGCCCTCAGCACCAACAATAAACCCAGCAATGAGTGTGAGGAAGGAGAGTAA